The following coding sequences lie in one Glycine soja cultivar W05 chromosome 16, ASM419377v2, whole genome shotgun sequence genomic window:
- the LOC114390592 gene encoding glucose-6-phosphate 1-dehydrogenase, cytoplasmic isoform: METSEWHIERRSSFGSESPLAREAGNVPETGSLSIVVLGASGDLAKKKTFPALFHLYLQGFLPPDEVHIFGYARTKISDDELRNRLRGYLVPKKGASPQQLEDVEKFLQLIKYVSGSYDSEDGFRLLDKEISEHEYLKNSVEGLSRRLFYLALPPSVYPSVCKMIKTCCMNKSDLGGWTRVVVEKPFGKDLESAEELSTEIGKLFEEPQIYRIDHYLGKELVQNLLVLRFANRFFLPLWNRDNIDNVQIVFREDFGTDGRGGYFDQYGIIRDIIQNHLLQVLCLVAMEKPVSLRPEHIRDEKVKVLESVLPINDDEVVLGQYEGYKDDPTVPDESNTPTFATVVLRIHNERWEGVPFILKAGKALNSRKAEIRVQFKDVPGDIFKCKKQGRNECVIRLQPSEAIYMKLTVKQPGLEMSTVQSELDLSYGQRYQGVTIPEAYERLILDTIRGDQQHFVRRDELKASWQIFTPLLHRIDEGEFKPLPYKPGSRGPAEADQLLEKAGYVQTHGYIWIPPTL; this comes from the exons ATGGAAACTAGTGAATGGCATATCGAGCGAAGATCTAGCTTCGGCTCTGAATCCCCCTTAGCAAGAGAGGCAGGAAATGTGCCTGAAACTGGGTCACTCTCTATTGTGGTGCTTGGTGCTTCTGGTGATCTTGCTAAGAAGAAGACATTTCCTGCACTTTTCCACCTATACCTGCAG ggattctTACCACCAGATGAAGTTCATATTTTTGGCTATGCAAGGACAAAAATCTCTGATGATGAATTGAGAAACCGGTTGCGCGG CTATCTTGTTCCAAAGAAAGGTGCTTCCCCCCAACAGTTGGAGGATGTAGAGAAGTTTTTACAGCTG aTCAAATATGTAAGCGGCTCTTATGATTCTGAGGATGGCTTCCGCCTGTTGGATAAAGAGATTTCAGAGCATGAATATTTGAAAAACAGTGTTGAGGGTTTATCTCGGAGGCTTTTCTATCTTGCTCTTCCACCTTCAGTATATCCATCAGTTTGCAAGATGATCAAGACTTGTTGCATGAATAAAT CTGATCTTGGTGGATGGACACGTGTTGTTGTTGAGAAACCTTTTGGTAAGGATCTAGAATCTGCAGAGGAACTCAGTACTGAGATTGGAAAGTTGTTTGAGGAACCACAGATTTATCGTATTGATCACTACTTGGGAAAGGAACTAGTGCAGAACTTG TTGGTACTTCGCTTTGCAAATCGGTTTTTCTTGCCACTTTGGAACCGCGACAACATTGACAACGTACAG ATAGTTTTCAGAGAGGATTTTGGAACTGATGGCCGTGGTGGATATTTTGACCAGTATGG AATTATTCGAGATATTATTCAAAACCATCTGCTGCAG GTTCTTTGCTTGGTTGCTATGGAAAAACCAGTTTCTCTCAGGCCTGAGCACATTCGGGATGAGAAAGTGAAG GTTCTTGAATCAGTGCTCCCTATTAATGATGATGAGGTTGTTCTTGGACAATATGAAGGCTATAAAGATGACCCAACCGTACCTGATGAGTCTAACACCCCAACATTTGCAACTGTTGTTCTGCGAATACACAATGAAAGATGGGAAG GTGTTCCTTTCATACTAAAAGCAGGGAAGGCACTAAATTCTAGAAAGGCAGAGATAAGGGTTCAATTCAAGGATGTCCCTGGTGATATTTTCAAGT GTAAAAAGCAGGGGAGAAATGAGTGTGTTATCCGCCTACAGCCTTCAGAAGCTATTTACATGAAGCTTACG GTCAAGCAACCTGGACTGGAGATGTCTACGGTTCAAAGTGAGCTTGACTTGTCATATGGACAACGGTATCAAGGAGTAACCATTCCTGAGGCTTATGAACGCCTAATTCTTGACAC AATTAGAGGTGATCAGCAACATTTTGTTCGCAGAGATGAGTTGAAG GCATCCTGGCAGATCTTCACCCCACTTCTGCACAGAATTGATGAAGGGGAATTCAAGCCACTCCCCTACAAACCAGGAAGCAGAGGTCCTGCAGAAGCAGATCAGTTACTTGAAAAAGCTGGCTATGTTCAAACACACGGCTACATATGGATCCCTCCTACCTTGTAG
- the LOC114389034 gene encoding plant UBX domain-containing protein 1-like isoform X1, with protein sequence MVVSGSSPLTSKRRRVTNFCSTDMDAETAKAKLAAVKERFGREIHVFETSVLSSSSKAALSNEGEETDDFYEFTAEDYYRLLATKREDKFLKTRKLREAEEAARRSRITKAVIRIRFPDNHTLEATFHPSETIQSLIDLLTKVIAQPEQPFYIYTTPPKKVINDMSLDFYTAGFCPGAIVYFSYNVPKGDSTVGDHTSPYLQEDILSLKDLHIAIDQGQQSEPVVQPDPEPTVAAHPPPVEERKPTEKKVVKPKWLKM encoded by the exons ATGGTCGTGAGTGGTTCCTCCCCACTAACTTCGAAGAGGAGAAGGGTCACCAACTTTTGTTCCACCGACATGGACGCTGAAACTGCTAAG GCCAAGCTTGCTGCTGTGAAAGAAAGATTTGGACGAGAGATCCATGTTTTTGAAACATCAGTTCTTTCTTCATCTTCAAAGGCTGCGTTATCCAATG AAGGAGAGGAGACGGATGACTTCTATGAGTTTACTGCTGAAGATTATTACAGACTTTTGGCTACTAAAAGAGAAG ATAAATTCTTGAAGACTCGAAAACTACGAGAAGCAGAAGAGGCAGCTCGTAGGTCAAGAATAACCAAA GCTGTAATCAGAATTCGCTTCCCTGATAATCACACTTTGGAGGCTACATTCCACCCATCCGAAACAATCCAGAGTTTAATTGATCTCCTCACTAAAGTTATTGCACAACCAGAGCAACCATTCTATATAT ACACTACTCCGCCTAAGAAGGTGATCAATGATATGTCTCTGGATTTTTACACTGCTGGCTTTTGTCCTGGTGCCATTGTGTACTTCTCATACAATGTCCCAAAAG GTGATAGCACTGTGGGTGACCATACTAGTCCTTATCTCCAAGAAGATATCTTGTCTTTAAAGGATTTGCACATTGCAATTGATCAAGGCCAGCAATCTGAGCCTGTAGTACAGCCAGACCCTGAACCTACCGTAGCAGCACACCCCCCTCCTGTTGAAGAACGCAAACCCACCGAGAAAAAGGTTGTTAAACCAAAGTGGCTAAAAATGTGA
- the LOC114389034 gene encoding plant UBX domain-containing protein 1-like isoform X2 gives MVVSGSSPLTSKRRRVTNFCSTDMDAETAKAKLAAVKERFGREIHVFETSVLSSSSKAALSNGEETDDFYEFTAEDYYRLLATKREDKFLKTRKLREAEEAARRSRITKAVIRIRFPDNHTLEATFHPSETIQSLIDLLTKVIAQPEQPFYIYTTPPKKVINDMSLDFYTAGFCPGAIVYFSYNVPKGDSTVGDHTSPYLQEDILSLKDLHIAIDQGQQSEPVVQPDPEPTVAAHPPPVEERKPTEKKVVKPKWLKM, from the exons ATGGTCGTGAGTGGTTCCTCCCCACTAACTTCGAAGAGGAGAAGGGTCACCAACTTTTGTTCCACCGACATGGACGCTGAAACTGCTAAG GCCAAGCTTGCTGCTGTGAAAGAAAGATTTGGACGAGAGATCCATGTTTTTGAAACATCAGTTCTTTCTTCATCTTCAAAGGCTGCGTTATCCAATG GAGAGGAGACGGATGACTTCTATGAGTTTACTGCTGAAGATTATTACAGACTTTTGGCTACTAAAAGAGAAG ATAAATTCTTGAAGACTCGAAAACTACGAGAAGCAGAAGAGGCAGCTCGTAGGTCAAGAATAACCAAA GCTGTAATCAGAATTCGCTTCCCTGATAATCACACTTTGGAGGCTACATTCCACCCATCCGAAACAATCCAGAGTTTAATTGATCTCCTCACTAAAGTTATTGCACAACCAGAGCAACCATTCTATATAT ACACTACTCCGCCTAAGAAGGTGATCAATGATATGTCTCTGGATTTTTACACTGCTGGCTTTTGTCCTGGTGCCATTGTGTACTTCTCATACAATGTCCCAAAAG GTGATAGCACTGTGGGTGACCATACTAGTCCTTATCTCCAAGAAGATATCTTGTCTTTAAAGGATTTGCACATTGCAATTGATCAAGGCCAGCAATCTGAGCCTGTAGTACAGCCAGACCCTGAACCTACCGTAGCAGCACACCCCCCTCCTGTTGAAGAACGCAAACCCACCGAGAAAAAGGTTGTTAAACCAAAGTGGCTAAAAATGTGA